In one window of bacterium DNA:
- a CDS encoding DUF2461 domain-containing protein produces MARKINPFEQDALPPFNGFPKATMRFLRDLKKNNDRDWFNANKPVYEQNVKEPMLQLLSTLAVRMKGLQPDIILEPKKAMYRIYRDVRFSKDKSPYKTWIAAAFTFNGYDRKHDAAFYFHITPGEVGIGGGLYNPMGDRLKNLRAAIDSDADALRAIIGEKKFVKEFGGMIGDELQRVPQGYDREHPAADLLKKKQFLCWKEVPGSLIHEAEFLEELVRDFSAMSPFVRWLAEHS; encoded by the coding sequence ATGGCCAGAAAAATAAATCCCTTCGAACAGGACGCGCTGCCACCGTTCAACGGCTTCCCGAAAGCAACCATGCGTTTTCTGCGCGACCTGAAAAAGAATAATGATCGCGACTGGTTCAACGCGAACAAACCGGTCTATGAACAGAATGTGAAAGAACCCATGCTGCAGCTGCTGTCCACCCTCGCCGTGCGCATGAAAGGTCTGCAGCCGGATATCATACTTGAACCGAAAAAGGCCATGTACCGCATCTACCGCGATGTGCGTTTCAGCAAGGACAAATCGCCGTACAAGACCTGGATTGCAGCGGCATTCACGTTCAACGGCTATGACCGCAAGCACGACGCCGCGTTTTATTTTCACATTACTCCGGGTGAAGTGGGCATCGGGGGCGGACTCTACAATCCCATGGGAGACCGCCTGAAAAACCTTCGCGCCGCTATCGACAGTGATGCCGATGCGCTGCGCGCCATCATCGGTGAAAAGAAGTTCGTCAAGGAATTTGGAGGAATGATCGGAGATGAACTGCAGCGTGTGCCGCAGGGATACGACCGCGAACATCCCGCGGCCGATCTGCTGAAGAAAAAACAGTTTCTGTGTTGGAAGGAAGTCCCGGGTTCACTGATTCATGAGGCGGAATTCCTCGAAGAACTGGTACGGGATTTCAGCGCGATGTCACCGTTCGTCCGCTGGCTCGCCGAGCATTCCTGA
- the tsaA gene encoding tRNA (N6-threonylcarbamoyladenosine(37)-N6)-methyltransferase TrmO: MHSITLESIGVLLSPRKHRYDVPRQGTLDGSHKARVVLDEGRNFEQALSDLEGFERIWLLYVFHLNEGWKPRVQVPRHRKDKVGVFATRAPYRPNPIGLSCVRLLEVRGRELVVSECDLLDGTPIIDIKPYLPYADAFPDAATGWVPGEEVKYRVEFSSLAMEHFLWLRSENIDLLPFAESQLEAQPADSSRKRVQRISDDRYQIAYRTWRIEFSIDEDAEVVRVEGVRSGYSAEELHDSYDPYEDKSLHRQFTEDCPWPEK; encoded by the coding sequence ATGCACAGCATCACTCTCGAATCCATCGGCGTCCTCCTCTCGCCGCGCAAGCACCGTTATGACGTCCCCCGCCAGGGGACGCTCGATGGCAGTCACAAAGCCCGGGTCGTCCTTGACGAGGGCAGGAATTTCGAACAGGCGCTTTCGGATCTCGAAGGTTTCGAGCGCATCTGGCTGCTGTATGTTTTCCACCTCAACGAAGGGTGGAAACCGCGTGTCCAGGTGCCGCGGCATCGGAAGGATAAAGTGGGTGTCTTCGCGACGCGTGCACCCTATCGGCCCAATCCGATCGGACTCAGCTGTGTCAGGCTGCTTGAGGTCAGGGGACGCGAGCTTGTCGTGAGCGAATGCGATCTGCTCGATGGCACACCGATTATCGACATAAAACCGTATCTGCCCTATGCGGACGCATTCCCCGATGCGGCGACCGGCTGGGTACCCGGCGAAGAAGTGAAATATCGCGTGGAGTTTTCCTCTCTTGCGATGGAGCATTTTCTCTGGCTGCGATCCGAAAATATCGATCTGCTCCCGTTCGCGGAATCCCAGCTCGAAGCGCAGCCTGCTGACAGCAGCCGTAAACGTGTGCAGCGCATCTCCGATGACCGTTATCAAATTGCGTACCGGACCTGGCGCATCGAGTTCAGCATCGACGAAGACGCGGAAGTCGTGCGTGTCGAGGGTGTGCGTTCCGGGTATTCAGCAGAAGAGCTGCACGACAGCTATGACCCGTATGAAGACAAATCCCTGCATCGACAATTCACTGAGGACTGCCCATGGCCAGAAAAATAA